A window of Cryptomeria japonica chromosome 3, Sugi_1.0, whole genome shotgun sequence contains these coding sequences:
- the LOC131062419 gene encoding DExH-box ATP-dependent RNA helicase DExH3: MAMKTMDDGQVMLYANSINAREQQIPYPWLVFGDKIKVNTVYIRDSTGVSDSILLLFGGSLSCGIVDGQLKMLEGFLEFFMQPDLAKTYLKLKEELDKLIQRKLQNPSLDVHKGGQHLFLAVQEIVSGDQCDGKFVFGRESRKSKPDREDPFNRTGQNPKSLLQTLLMRAGHSPPKYKTKQLGTNQFRALVEFRRMQFIGKVCKFKQLAENDAAVEALGWLTGLSGTNEKRSGPSVHDDEELLQLLTDKLNKTRKRKQKGKGKRRA; the protein is encoded by the exons ATGGCAATGAAAACCATGGATGATGGCCAAGTTATGCTTTATGCT AATTCTATTAATGCCCGAGAGCAGCAAATACCCTACCCATGGTTGGTCTTTGGTGATAAAATTAAAGTAAATACTGTTTATATACGTGATTCAACAGGAGTATCAGACTCAATCCTCCTCCTTTTTGGCGGTTCTCTTTCTTGTGGAATCGTG GATGGTCAATTAAAAATGTTGGAAGGCTTCTTGGAATTCTTCATGCAACCTGATTTAGCCAAGACTTATTTGAAACTCAAGGAGGAGCTTGATAAACTTATTCAGAGAAAA CTTCAGAATCCAAGTTTGGATGTACATAAAGGTGGGCAGCATTTATTTCTAGCTGTCCAAGAGATAGTTTCAGGGGATCAATGTGATGGAAAATTTGTCTTTGGTCGTGAAAGTAGAAAATCTAAGCCAGACCGTGAAGATCCATTCAACAGAACTGGACAAAATCCCAAATCCTTACTTCAGACCCTACTGATGCGGGCTGGCCATAGTCCTccaaaatataaaacaaaacagTTGGGGACTAATCAGTTCAGAGCTCTCGTGGAATTCAGACGAATGCAGTTTATTGGTAAAGTATGTAAATTCAAGCAACTGGCAGAAAATGATGCTGCAGTTGAAGCATTAGGCTGGCTAACTGGTCTCTCTGGTACAAATGAGAAACGAAGTGGTCCATcagttcatgatgatgaagaattatTACAATTGCTTACTGACAAGCTTAATAAAACACGGAAGCGGAAGCAGAAGGGGAAGGGGAAACGTAGGGCATAA